In the genome of Spodoptera frugiperda isolate SF20-4 chromosome 1, AGI-APGP_CSIRO_Sfru_2.0, whole genome shotgun sequence, the window TCCGTAAATTCCACAACAGGTGCTAACACAAAAAGGAGcacatttgtttaaataaagctTTGTTCACCAGTGGACATCTTCTAGCTGTGCATTATAAGCTTAGGTGTCATCATCAACATTCTGTaactggccactgctgaccaaaagccttttctcacacgCAAAAGGTAAACGTGTGTATGTTTTTCAGAGCGGATCAGTATCTAGGTCTAGGTTATCGATCAAGCTGCACTGTCTTCGCAGTTTTCATTTTTTCAGGAATTTTCACTTAGCAAATCTACCACTCTGTCACTGAACCAAAGAACTAACTAACAATTTTgtagtgatatttttatttaatattatatgaactataaaattatattttgataaaagaaaaaacaacctGCATGTCGGTGGTGTCGAACAAGTccgaatatttttaattaattcttgcTATTTGTATTTCTCGGTCATTTACACAATCCATTGTACATTTTCCGATACTATTTTCTGGAAAATGGAAATGTCTACAAATGTCAAACCACATAAAAATCTGTCAAATGTTCTTTTTATATTCtgctttactttttatattattaagcaAAGGTGTTCTTTTTCATTCCAATTCATGAGTAAAGAGGCTATATACTCCTTGGTGAAAATGGTAAGTTTctctgaaacattttttttttacattatatgTCTGTAAGAGATTTCATTTTCCTCATTTTTCTCCAGTTATCCTATTAATGTAGTATGTaactttattatgaaaattatttcgaaattaataaaacaaactagttaattatgtattaatatatatttacatttataaaagtttacttaacaatatcacatttattattctatttatttatacacacacaaacaaatatttgtatgtatgtcccTACAACTCAACAAAAATTACCAATGTACAGAGACATAATACAATTGAAACAAATATCAACCTTACTgctattatgtacttaaagTTGATTTCAAAACGAATTAACTTCAGCCGAAATGATCATAAAAAGATTTaacgaaaaataaattctatatcacaaaaaataaggttttatttcaaataacatAACAGGCTTGATCGATTTTCAgtgtttttaatgaatttgtaaaagaataaaaaatatttttctttgaataacACTGTATGATTTGCTCGTGTAATTGTTCGATAagataactcgactagtttcaagctatgcacAGGTCCCAAAATCAAGAAAAAAGAGAACAAAACAGCTTCACCTACAAGTAAAATGCGTAcaacctaattaatttaatatgtctcacgatagttatattacaaaaaatatattttccatacATTTGATAGACACGAAGGCGGTACTCAACTTGTTTAAAATCCCTTATTTATTAAGTCTTTATTATagtattaagtctttgactgccaatagaaaactgttgaaaacaaatcctccgctaacgtcggtcaccggtgatcaccacggcgttcaatgtgttaatgtatagtattgtattaatttagtttgtctcacaatatttatgatgatatataaaaaataagataaccTATATTTCTCATACTTACGTTTCTATACATGTCACACAAAGCGTTTTATGTTACAGTTACTTTCTCTATACTAATGCTTTCATAGgtgtagccaggttttagtatcgggaggggttcaactaagtaaaacgaacaaaacttccttcattcatgagaaaaaaaacaatttatgtaatatgacataaacagattcataggtagtcatagagacctttgccaaacaggagatgtactatgctaactagaaaaataacgctctgtaatgtctaggtacgcatttttcggtAGGGGTTTGAACCCTCAagccccctggctacgcctatgaatgctttacatttaatttcCTAACATTGGTGCAACTAGCGAGAGGTCCCTGACTCTCTGCTAGTGACTTGACTGGTGTCTGGTAGTATGGCGAGCTCCTCAGTTGGCCTTGATCTTGGCGTTCCGAAGGTATTCGTGGCGGAACTGGATGTTCATCTGCATGCCCAACTTCGTCCTCAACCAAACTGGTACCACTTTGATGGCGAAGTACTgtaacatacaatttttattttacgtcgCTTTACTAATTTTTATCTTATGTCAAGAAGCTCAATTTGTACAGCCCCGTTACAAAAAATCATGAGTAACaccacacatacacataaattCCGTACTAGAATTAGAATCAAACCTAGACATatccttttattattatttttaaattttgccccttaagtattttctcctgtgtcgtgggtgccaATCGCGTATCTTGGATAGACAATGGCTTGGGAAAGCCCCAATACCATACCCGAATTGGTACATGAACGCCTACACACGACCACTCGAACTACTTTAAAAGCGCAACCTTGCCATTTGGAGTAAACAAAAGCAAAAGCGCTTCAGTTACATAAGTCATAAATTCAATCTACAACGTACCTGTATCCCATGCACCCAATAACCAGTAGTGTTGTGCTGCCTTCCCAGTGTGGAGACAGCATATCTGGAGTACGTGGCAGCATCAGGCACGAGGAGGTTGCCGTCCATCAGCCGCTGGGAGAAGGCGTTGATCTTGGTGGACACGAACAGCGGCGCCAGGTGCTGGATGTGGATACCCTTGGGAGCATACTCCTCACGGACTGCGTATGTGAAGCTTCGGACGTAGGCCTGGAAGACAAGAAGTAAGACAGGTGATGTATACGTTATAGTGGATGATGTATTTCaagtgtggcagagccatgcttcggcatgaatgggccggctcgaccggagtgataccacggcctcacagaaaaccgacgtgaaacaacgcttgcgttgtgtttcgttgtgtgagtgagattaccggaggcccaattacccccctttccaatccttgattccccaacaacccttaaattcctaacccccaaatgatGAAAGGTTAATCAAAGTATTATGGAACTTTCTGTTAGAAATTCTTAGTGATAACCCTTTGCACTATATGTATAGCCATACACCTTGTCAGACTCCACACtaaaaaaactcaataatatttGCCTTGACTACCTTGCTAGTCTTGTAGCAAGGAAGTCAAGAAGCACATCTGCAAATAATCAACCAAAATACCTTGGTAGCAGCATAAACAGTCATCAGCGGCAGCGGCTGGAGCTCCGATCCTGACGACACATTGACGACAGCCCCCCGGCCGCGCTGCACCATGCCGGGCAACACCAGCCGGCACATCGCCGTCACTCCGCCCACGTTCACGTTGATCAGCTCCCATAGCTTCGTGGGAGACGCCTCGCATATAGGCATGGGGTAGTCGTAGTTTACGCCTACATTGTTGACTGGAATAGAAAAGTTCTCTCTTAGTATGGAATACCGGCGTAAACGAGCtaacggataacctgatggtaagtgatcgcAGCTGCCCATGGGCACATGAAATatcagaggcattacaaatgcgttgctggccttttggggtttggttaggaatttaagggttgttggggaatcgcagattgggaaggggagtaattaggcctccggtcgacccggcccattcgtaccgaagcatgactctcccacacttcttaGTCATCTTGCTTCAAAATCACGTTGGGAATGAAGTCTATGTAAGTTCTAACCCGAAACTAGAAAttacatttatacatttttgagATAACGCCAAAATATCTTCGTTCCACAATCGTCTGTCCCTTCACATATGCTTACCAGCTTCTCAAGTAGTTTGTAGGTACACCGATCCTGCATTATTGCtcaccagtacccttagtacgggtttgctttacgttgaacgaaaacgaaacgagagcgcgttcagcgctttgattggccagtgcgaatgaatcaaccaatcagagcgccgaacgcactctcgtttcgattccgttaaacgtaaaacaaactcgttctAGGGGTACTGGAATCTTTTTAAGTTTACTTGACCTAATATGTTGTATAACTCGATACCCCTACATCTCATTATCACTGCTCATCATTGCAATCAACTACTGTATTTAGTTCCTAATAATAATTCTGCTCACCTAGTATACCAATAGGTATGTCCTTGAGCTGCTCCTCAATGTACGGGTACACCTCAGCTCCCTTGCTGAAGTCTGCCACAACCACCTTAGTCTTCACGTTGTGCGTTCGCTCTGGAAAGACATATTTACATGGGTTAAAACGTGTAAATCAAATTTATAGCTTTATTCAGTGAATAAAGAAGAGAATACAAATTATGGAGATAGTTTTCACCACCCTATAATGGGCACATAAGGTGAAAGGGGTTAGTTATGGCCTAGGCCAAATAACTCTTAGCTTTATTTTCTGAggcgaaaatcatctaataacttcgcccgccttaggcgagacgagaaggagtgtcggactcttactgacaaaaaccaccctgttcctactcctgcccttcgagccggagccccggtggtccgcagctccggaaataaCTTTTAGCTAAGAAATGATTTAGGCGTGGTTGAAATATCAATAGTCATTAGACCTATTACAGGCGATCGAACCAAGAAAATTACATCCTCGGCGTTACGCGATCTCTCAGGTTGCTTGCTCTGCAACGTCCTCCCTCCATTCAAATAATGTCAACGTCAGTCAGTCAGCAGACAGTCGTGACTTCTACCCATCATCTCATGTCGCAATGATCCAAAACAATGCAGAGACGAGACTGACAATGGTGATTGTAGTTGTAACAATACTATGTACGACAATACTGCGTCAGCTTGCAAACGCAATGCAGATGGTTGGTGAAGCGCGGTTTTGTAATACTCACACGTAAGAGTATTTGTCTTACCTGGGGTCAGTATACCTACTATGGCTTGTTTATCTAGCTGTCTTACTAGTCttacttcttactaatattaaatcgtttccccacactaggattttttcctgtacctgggtgcgtttacaaacatacaagttcacatacacatgacacccagagccGAATcattgtggatcacgcaaagagttacCCCGTGTTGctgttgcccagccaacgcaccaaccgtgcaatcaaattcgattatttgtgtttgtttgttactcaatcacgtcaaaacggctgaagggatcgaagtgaaatttggaacaggggtagattatggtctggtaaaaaaagtataacacataggctactttttattccacaggaaTGCGgatgaagccactggcagaaaccAATGTTTCCAGAAGTGCCAAAATCATAATAGAATTGTTTTTGTGGTCATGCAGCAAATTTTTAGcacataataacttaattatggATATACTACTAACAAGATTCACAAATGACAATTCTAGCTAAACAAATAGTCGTACCTAGGTGCTAACAttactaaattatattaaggaagctatgttttgatattttctgCACTTTGCAAGATTTGTTATCTGTCTGACAGTTTCTCGATATTTTGTCCTTCTGGACCATACCATACTATGCACCACCAGGTCCAATGTAGAAAATGTACAGTTCATCTGTTTGCTCTGACTAGTGTGTATTATACCGCATTTTTTTCCTGTTTCCAAAGAGATAGGCAGAGAAGAACTATAAACACATTCAACTTTatgcccacttttcaccagttattttatGAGTCCCGGGATGAAACTATACTGTCTGTCCAACAGTACTGGTGACTTATAAATGgtagttataaattataatgcaaATGTATTCGatgaagataaaaatattgatcttGTGATCTAAGCCATCGGTTTCCGCGTAGACCTTTAAACAACAGTCAATAAGAACGATATTTGCGTAGCAACCTCAACAAGATTGCCTGTtagaaatataaacataatgtaTGGTGGCCAGTCAATATTTGTGCTATAAAGAATTATGGCTGTTTGCTGAAGATCTTACTTCAATAATACTTCATATTATTGTGACTTACGAGTACTAGGAAATCATAGTAAAGTCTACAAAGTAGTAGAATACATCATGTCTATAGGTGCCTACATAAAGCCAACTTCATCTCGATACAATACATTTTcgccatttatttattttcctattatatttcaaacagattattttaacataaatcaTTGTTATGTTACATGTTGGCACCTATTCTTTTTCTTGAAATAATTTACGAggaaactttaaattattatctttaatataaaaatgaatcgtagaatgtgttgctaagcgcaaatctcgagaacagccgAACTAATTTCGCTAATTCAGACTCGGTTACATGCTCATTCATTAAGACATCatactttttagggttccgtagccaaatggcaaaaaacgaaacccttatagattcgttaTGTCTTTTttgggtttgttattgttagaagAAGATTCTTCGCTCGATTTTAGTAAAAGTCGTGTTAGGCTGTATTCCAAAACAAAAGGTCATTAATAAAACTACCCAAAATAGCCAAAGAAATTATGACTCGAGTCCAGCATTCTCCTAGACTCTAGTCCTATACCAACCTATTTCAGAAGCCACAGCTCTCAGCTTGTCAGGGTTCCGACTGATGATGACGATGCTGATGCCGCGCCGAGCCAGCTCCAGCGCGTACTGCTTCCCGATACCATCTGTCGCACCGGTTACCACTGGAATAGAAAGAGACAACAAATTATAGTTACTCGtatgttattttcttattttgttacTGTCTTAAAGATGGTTACACGaataggaaaatcatccaatgacttttctcgccttgggcgaggcgagatggagtgtcagactcttactgactaaaaaccaccccgtttctactcctgcttttcgaaccggagccccggtaaacccgctaggtagtccgcgaaTAAGAAATGCTTAGGTATGAGATAGCCATGCTTCGATACGAATGGGCTggttcgatcggagtgatactacaAGCCTCTAAGATAATTAACGTGAAACGACGtgccttttttgagggtggaaaatcatccatttacttctcccgccttgggagaggcgaaagagtgtcagactcttactgactaataaccaccccgtttctactcctgctttgagccgcaACGCCTGTCGTAAAAAACGACGGCAGGGTTGTGTTTCGCAATGTGACTGAATTGgagatttataattttttagaTACGTTATGCCAGGATGGTAAGATTACAAGACAGCAGTATTTAACCAAGATATTATTAACAATAACTGATGACAATCACACCATGAGTtatgtaactaata includes:
- the LOC118273522 gene encoding inactive hydroxysteroid dehydrogenase-like protein 1 yields the protein MFFLLILALVGSITLCFLLIDSLWSVLELISSYLMPYFLPSEVQPLSKKFGPWAVVTGATDGIGKQYALELARRGISIVIISRNPDKLRAVASEIERTHNVKTKVVVADFSKGAEVYPYIEEQLKDIPIGILVNNVGVNYDYPMPICEASPTKLWELINVNVGGVTAMCRLVLPGMVQRGRGAVVNVSSGSELQPLPLMTVYAATKAYVRSFTYAVREEYAPKGIHIQHLAPLFVSTKINAFSQRLMDGNLLVPDAATYSRYAVSTLGRQHNTTGYWVHGIQYFAIKVVPVWLRTKLGMQMNIQFRHEYLRNAKIKAN